In Ananas comosus cultivar F153 linkage group 7, ASM154086v1, whole genome shotgun sequence, the sequence TTTTTTCCTTGATTTAGTGCAAGGTATGCATGCAGACATTCATCTGCACCACGTCAGAAGTGAAGTGCAGGGAACATGCCGAGGCGAAGCATCCGAAGACTGATCTCTACCAGTGCTTCCCCCACCTTAAAAAATAGTACTGGGGCTAGAAGAAGAAAGATACAACTGTTACTAGTTTTCTTAAGGGTGGTTTTATCTGTTCTGTGTGTTAAACTGGGTTGCATAAGTGTGTAGACATCCATCTGTAATGCTTTGAACTATTTTAAGAGTGGATTTGCTTCCCTGCTGATGCATCTTCTGCTTATTCGTATTTGAAAACATATTCTTTGGTAACAATCTGGTGAAAGAAAACCAACAGTTTAGTTTTCCGAAATGTATGTTAATGGAATCAAGTGTCAGAATGTAGTTGCTGTTGTCTGTATGGTGCGATCATTTTACATGACAAGATGGCAGAGATTAAACACCCTTTTATGATGAGAAAAATCAGAGTTTATGAGCATTTACAGTCTTGTATCCCCTACTAGTTTGTTGATTTTGCGATGAGTTATTTGTTTTACCATCCCTGCAGAGCAATTATATCGTAATAATTCATGTAGTTATTATGATACATTAGTTGAATTATCGAATCGTTGAGATAATACTATATTGTTACACAAATTAGTTGTTGCTGTATTACCGTATTAGGTACAATGTTGTGTTGGCGGTGCTTGAAATACAACATATTGTTCTGAGGTAAGGACCAAGGATTCCTACAATTAGAAACTTCAATATAGTATCGCAAATGCCTATTCTGTTATCGATTCTGTTTATGGATGATTGGTATCGATAAAGAAAGATACATAGACTCGGTGAATTTGGTATTGATAAAGAAAGATCCAGGGACTAGTGACACAGTAATTTACAATGAGGACCACATTTCAAGTGATTCTGAGTTATGTATGGACTGGATGTGCATGTTCACGTTCTATTGCGCCTTTTGCCTCGCTCTTGGTTTCTTTTGGTTTCTAAAGCATTGTCCATGTGAAACTGAATCCTCTTCTAGACATGTGGAGAccttatatttataaattctgctaaaagaagaaaagttgtTATAGAACACTGAAGCTGAGTCAGAGATATAAAGCTTAAAAAGATGAATGACATACTCATATGATGTGTCTCTCAAATCCTCAGAAAAGAAATGGCACGACTCTTGTCTTAGATTCTTCTCAGATTCTGGTGCATTTCTTGCCATTTCCTCTGCTTTTATGCCTGAATCTATCAATTCCCTCAATACATTTCGACTGTACCGTACATTAATTTTTCcttgaaatttttgatcaaatagGGTTTCAGGATTGTAATTGCTTCTTCAAATGAACCATTAATCTAAtaatctctctctttatttttctacttaGTACACATAATTTAGGTGGGGATGAAGCACATGCCTGTGTTGTTTTGTCTCTCTTCCCTCCTGCCTTATCCTCTTACATGTGGATGCATGGAACAATGGAGATCCAATCAACACATCCTCTTTGAGGTTAATAATTTTCTCTTCATTAGAATAACCAACTAGATTAATCAGACTAAGCATCAAGCACAAACAAATTAGCAGATGGACAGGATAGGTTTCTCCTCATTCTACCTAAAAAGCCACCAAATATCATTCCTAaggagagtaaaaaaaaaaaaaaaaaaaagaagaagaaaaagcctAGTTAAAAAAGCTAAAAGTGACAATAAGGCTATTCATGTCATCTTAAGGCTTAAGCAATGGAGAAGCCATGGCTGTTGCTTAAGCCCCTCCTGCATCATTCCCTCTCCTGCGTCGAAAGCTCTAGTCCTCTCACTCTGAAAGCTAGTGTTCACATTCGGCACCTGAACAAGTCCCCATTCATGGCCTAAATGCCCGCCGGACTCGGTTGAAGATGACGAGAAGCTCGCTCCGGAGTCGCAAGAAGCGAAAGCAGtcccttctctcttctttctacTGCTTCCGATGGCAAGCGTAAGATCTAATTCGCTCTCCTGCTCGATATCTAGCATGGcctcttcatcatcttctttggTGCTTACTATATATTCATCAGCTGGCAGATCTAAGTTAAGTGCCTTTCGAGGCTTATTCGGATTACGGTTGGTAGGAGAGGATGAAGGGGTCCTTTGTCTCTTCAGCTCTTTGCTCTCCATCTCCCTCATCAGTAGCTTCTGAACTCTATACAATCGATGGAGCTCGTGAACCTGAATCGATAAAATTGTGCAATGTAAAGAGATCAATTAGCTTGAAATTTGAACCGATCGAGGAGGAGTAGAATTGAGATTACACAATAATTGAGACCTGAGACCTATACCTGCTGTCTAAAAGTTTCTTCATGCTTCAGCATGGCCATCTTCAGATATTCTCTATCGTAACGTCGAATGAACTGCTCCATTGCGCTCTCCTTTTAAAGAAATTGCGGAGAATTTGATCTTTTGTGTGTCACCAAAACAAGTGGAGAAACCCAAATGTTACAGAATGATTTTGTCTTCTTGTTATTCTCCAATATACGTGTCGCAATTCGGTTTCCAAAAATGTCGGTGTCGCCCTGCAAATATTCCGATTCTAGTGAGGCCAAAGTTGATTGATTTTATAGCACTTTGATGAGATTCCCACTAGTGTCTGCCGGGAAGACGACAATCCAGTCCGAAAATTGCAAATGCAGACAATAGGTAATCCAACTTTAAATGTATAGGACTTAAAATTCCAGATGAAGGTCTTGAGATATGACGTAAATTTATTCCGAAAACCATCTGATATGAGGGACCAAAGTAGAATTGTAATTTGTCCAGTTGTCTATTTCAATATTACTGCAGCAGAATAAGCTGCAGATTATATGATAGTCACATTGATTCTATTTTGCGTTGTTTCCTAGAAAAACAATAGAACTTGAAAAGCAAGGAATTTgctggagaaaaaaaaaagaagattaataTTTGCAATAAGTAAAAGTTTAGCAGCAATAATTGAATATCATGGGATAGTTAGATTTCCCATTTTCAAATCCcccaattttctctctctaataaaATGCACCAAAAATTAATTCCTCTGGAGACAAAGGTATATGCCCAGTAGTTTCAGAAGCATGTGTAATCATTAAAAGTTAAGAAGAAAATCCCTTTCATAATTGGTAGTTCACTCAATGAAGAGGGAAATCCAACAATCAATATTACaggtggtagagagagagagattgttcATGTGaaataacaaaaacaaaagggGGTTGGATATTGATAGAAACTAACATTTAAATAGTACCATACACAAATTACTTTGGGAATTAACATAAAATTGAGGATTATGATGGACAAACTAGACCACTATATGTGTGTGTCACATGGCTAAGACCATGAACAAGAGAACCAACAATCCTTTGAGAAGAACTTCATATGTTACATCTTTTATCATCTACAAAAGGCTCAAAGCACCCTCACCTGTGATCAACTCTTTGGTATCAGCTCCTATGATGAGGAACACAAAAGGAGCTTCTTCaatggaaagagagagagagagagagagaaagaaagaaagaaagaaagatagagaaggagaaagCTTTTCCAACTCCCTCTGATCACACCCTTTCCTCAATATGAAGCTCTCCTTTTGGGGACACAAAGAACAACCCCACAACTCCTCAATTCCCCCTCAATGAGCACTCCTATTTAAAACTCCCTCCACAGCCCCCACCCCCAACCAAGGAATAATATATTACTTGGATCTATTTAGGCATGCCCAaacaaaaccattcttagctcagTGAAGTTCCAGGTGCATGAGGAGAAAAAAGATGCCCCAGAGAGTGCCAACAAAGGATAGGCactaaaataatcaaaggggacCCCtcacaattattttatatagagaGGAGGGTATTGGATAATTATAGAGCACTACTCCAGAGAATCACCCAAACAAGCCAGCTAAACCTACCATGATACTACACATGTGCCCAACCCCCCAACCCCCCCAAGGATTTTTTATCTATCATTTTCCATGTATCATTACAACTTGTTTCCACTAACATACACTATTTAGGATATGGTGTAGCCGAGGAATAGAATGTGGGTGTGTTTACACTTGTTCAGGAGAATATTTTGCGCCAATAATCGTTTGTAAATGCTTGGGGGAGTTATTGGCTAGTGGTGCAATAGAGAAACTTCCACATGGATGGGGTGTACCTGCTGCTTTTTATGTGTATtggatgttatatatatattgaacacAGCAGTACAGGTTACATTCTTCTTTATGTACTTTTAAAAGGTCGTATTTAGCTTATAACTACTGCCACCTTTTCAGCTAATAAGCATTCCATGACATCTTGAGCTTGTCTTATTGCTTGGCCTTATCATCCATCTGCTGGATTTCGGGCCGTGTTCGCGATTTGTCGGCCATTAAAATCACGGGCTTGTTTTGGTAGATTGAGCGGTTTTTGATTTGCCAG encodes:
- the LOC109712782 gene encoding uncharacterized protein At2g23090-like codes for the protein MGGGNGQKAKMARERNMEKNKAAKGSQLESNKKAMNIQCKVCMQTFICTTSEVKCREHAEAKHPKTDLYQCFPHLKK
- the LOC109712780 gene encoding uncharacterized protein LOC109712780 translates to MEQFIRRYDREYLKMAMLKHEETFRQQVHELHRLYRVQKLLMREMESKELKRQRTPSSSPTNRNPNKPRKALNLDLPADEYIVSTKEDDEEAMLDIEQESELDLTLAIGSSRKKREGTAFASCDSGASFSSSSTESGGHLGHEWGLVQVPNVNTSFQSERTRAFDAGEGMMQEGLKQQPWLLHCLSLKMT